The genomic region TTTTCACTAATTTGGGCGGCAATTTCTGAAGCCATACTGCCAAACAACGAATCTTCTATTACGATAATTACTCTTCCCGTCTTTTTTACGGAAGTGAAAATGGTCTCCTTATCTAAAGGCTGAAGGCTTCTTAGATCAATAACTTCAGTATCTTCTATATTTTCTTTTTCTATAATTTTCAATATTTCCTGTAAGGCAGCACCATAACTGATAATCGTTAATCTTGTTCCTGGTCTTACGATAGCTGCCTTCCCTATTTCAACTTCATATTCCCCCATAGCAACAGGTTCTTTCTGCGTTCGGTACAACGCTTTATGCTCAAAATATAACACAGGATTAGGATCGTTAATGGCAGCTAGCAATAAACCTTTAGCATCACTGGCATTTGAGGGATAAACTACTTTTAATCCCGGTACCTTTGTAAACCAGGCTTCGTTAGACTGACTATGAAACGGCCCTGCTCCTACACCGGCCCCACAGGGCATTCTAATCACCACATCGGCATTTTGTCCCCATCGATAATACTGCTTGGCTATATAATTTACGATAGGATTAAAGCCTGAACTTACAAAATCGGCAAACTGCATTTCTACGACCGCTTTCATTCCCACAATTGAGAGCCCCGCAGCTACTTCTATAATCCCGCTTTCACAAATAGGAGTATTTCTTACGCGATGTTTACCAAACTCCTCTAAGAATCCAGATGTTATTTTAAAAACACCACCATACTCGGCAATATCCTGTCCCATTAAAACCAGGTTGGGATGTTGGCGCATGCCTATTTTTAAAGCATCACTTACCGCATCTATAAATCGTATTTCTTGTTTTTCTGATGAAATTTCAAGTGCCTGATTATGTGATTTTTGAAATACCTCATTTAACTCGGTACTTTCAGTAAAAACAGGAGGGTTATCATTCGCTGCAATACTCAGGTGCTCTTCTATTTCCTGTTTAATTTCCCATTTCATATGTGCTGCCCATTCGTTGTTTAAAATTCCGTGTTCCAGTAAATGCTGTTCATAGCGTAACACGGGATCTTTTTCTCCCCAATGCGCTAAAAGGCTGTCTGGAACATAAGCAGTACCGCTGGCTTCCTCGTGCCCACGCATTCTAAAGGTTTTAAACTCGATCAATACAGGACGCGGGTTTTCACGAATATCACTGGCGATATCAGATATTTTCGAGTAGACTTCCAACAGGTTATTTCCGTCGATTATATGGGATTCCATACCATAGCCTTTGGCGCGATCGGCCAAATGTTCACAGTGATATTGCTCATTTGTAGGAGTTGATAAACCGTAGCCGTTATTTTCGATGCAAAACAAAACCGGTAAGGCCCAGACGGATGCAATGTTTAGTGCTTCATGAAAATCACCTTCACTGGTTCCCCCTTCTCCGGTGAACACCGCTGTTAGTCTTTTTTCGTTTCTTAATTTATGGGCAAGGGCAATACCGTCTGCAACACCTAGTTGCGGCCCTAAATGGGAGATCATCCCGATAATTTTGTATTCTTGCGTTCCAAAATGGAAACTGCGATCCCTGCCTTTTGTAAAACCATTCATTTTTCCCTGCCACTGCGAGAACAGGCGATGTAATGGGATATTTCTGGTTGTAAAAACTCCCAGATTGCGGTGCATGGGCAGGATATATTCTTCTTCCTGCAAAGCAGCTGTTAATCCAACCGAAATGGCTTCCTGTCCTATACCGGCAAACCATTTGCTTATTTTCCCCTGCCGTAGTAGAATAAGCATCTTTTCTTCTACCAGACGAGGTTTTAAAAGCTTTTTGTATAAGTCGATTAAAAATTCTTGAGAATAGGCTTCTGAGGCAAAAAACATTTCTGTTGAAGGATGATCCATAGCTACAAGTCTAGTTATATTCAAATGTAAAGAAATAGAAAATGAAGCGTCTATGGATTTTAGAAAAAACACGAATTTTTTACCTGTTTATTCCGTTTAAAATATGTAATTTTAAGACTGCCATCTACGGCTGCATTTGTTAGCTAAGTATTAAATCCTGTTGAAATTGGCCTTTTTTTCATTAAGTTTGTGTGCTTTATCAATAAAAAAAGAGATTAAATGGCAATGACGAATATACCTAGTGTTGATCTTGCAGATTTTGTATCTGATGATCCTGCAAGAAAGCAAAAGTTTGTTGATGAAATAGGGAAAGCTTACGAAGAAATAGGGTTTGTAGCGCTTAAAAATCATTTTTTAAGTGATGATCTGGTGGAAGAATTATACAAAGAGGTTAAAGCTTTTTTTAACTTACCGGTAGAAACCAAACAGCAATACGAAATAGAAGGCCTGGCCGGACAACGCGGTTATATTTCCTTTGGGAAGGAACATGCCAAAGGAAAAAAAGAAGGGGATTTAAAAGAATTCTGGCATTTTGGGCAGGAACCCGCTGAAGATGCTAATCTAAAAGAAGAATACCCGGAAAATGTACAGGTAAAAGAGCTTAAGGATTTTAATCATGTGGGTATGGAAGCCTATCGCATGCTTGAAAAAACCGGGATTTACGTATTACGTGCGTTAGCCTTGTATATTGGTCTGGAAGAAACTTATTTTGACCACTGGGCCAGTAACGGGAACTCTATTTTAAGACCTATCCACTACCCTCCTATTACAGAGGAGCCTAAAGGAGCCGTACGTGCCGGTGCCCATGGTGATATTAATTTAATCACTTTGTTAATGGGAGCGTCAACCGGAGGTTTACAGGTGCTTAGGAAAGATGGTGAATGGATCGATGCGGTACCCGGTGAAGACGAACTTGTGATTAATGTTGGAGATATGCTGGAACGACATACCAATAATAAATTGCGCTCTACGATTCACCGCGTGATTAACCCACCTAAGGAGCAATGGAGTGAACCTCGTTATTCTATTCCTTTCTTTATGCATCCTCGTAGTGAAATGCCTTTAGATTGTTTAGAAGAATGTATAGATGAAGAACATCCAAAACATTACGAAGATATTACTGCAGGTGAATTTTTACACCAGCGACTTGTGGAAATTGGATTATTGAAAAAGTAATTTATGGCT from Zunongwangia profunda SM-A87 harbors:
- a CDS encoding alpha-ketoacid dehydrogenase subunit alpha/beta, producing MDHPSTEMFFASEAYSQEFLIDLYKKLLKPRLVEEKMLILLRQGKISKWFAGIGQEAISVGLTAALQEEEYILPMHRNLGVFTTRNIPLHRLFSQWQGKMNGFTKGRDRSFHFGTQEYKIIGMISHLGPQLGVADGIALAHKLRNEKRLTAVFTGEGGTSEGDFHEALNIASVWALPVLFCIENNGYGLSTPTNEQYHCEHLADRAKGYGMESHIIDGNNLLEVYSKISDIASDIRENPRPVLIEFKTFRMRGHEEASGTAYVPDSLLAHWGEKDPVLRYEQHLLEHGILNNEWAAHMKWEIKQEIEEHLSIAANDNPPVFTESTELNEVFQKSHNQALEISSEKQEIRFIDAVSDALKIGMRQHPNLVLMGQDIAEYGGVFKITSGFLEEFGKHRVRNTPICESGIIEVAAGLSIVGMKAVVEMQFADFVSSGFNPIVNYIAKQYYRWGQNADVVIRMPCGAGVGAGPFHSQSNEAWFTKVPGLKVVYPSNASDAKGLLLAAINDPNPVLYFEHKALYRTQKEPVAMGEYEVEIGKAAIVRPGTRLTIISYGAALQEILKIIEKENIEDTEVIDLRSLQPLDKETIFTSVKKTGRVIIVIEDSLFGSMASEIAAQISENCFEFLDAPVMRLGSLETPIPFSPALESGYLPYQKFQQKLKELIEY
- a CDS encoding isopenicillin N synthase family dioxygenase; this translates as MTNIPSVDLADFVSDDPARKQKFVDEIGKAYEEIGFVALKNHFLSDDLVEELYKEVKAFFNLPVETKQQYEIEGLAGQRGYISFGKEHAKGKKEGDLKEFWHFGQEPAEDANLKEEYPENVQVKELKDFNHVGMEAYRMLEKTGIYVLRALALYIGLEETYFDHWASNGNSILRPIHYPPITEEPKGAVRAGAHGDINLITLLMGASTGGLQVLRKDGEWIDAVPGEDELVINVGDMLERHTNNKLRSTIHRVINPPKEQWSEPRYSIPFFMHPRSEMPLDCLEECIDEEHPKHYEDITAGEFLHQRLVEIGLLKK